One Nicotiana sylvestris chromosome 12, ASM39365v2, whole genome shotgun sequence genomic window carries:
- the LOC138883594 gene encoding uncharacterized protein, which translates to MDVTGLIKPTTSNEHRFILVAIDYFRKWIEVASYRDVTKKVVAAFVRDPYMPQMNGAVEATNKNVKNILRKMIENHKQWHEKLPFALLGYRTIVRTSTGETPYLLVYSTEVFIPPEVEIPSLRIIQEAKLSDVEWIRSRYEKLALIDGKKMNALCHGQLYQNRMSRAFNKRVKPRQFTPGPLVLKRIFPHQDEAKGKFSPNWKGPYMVHRVSTGGALILAEMDGEIWPKHINSDAVKRYYG; encoded by the exons ATGGATGTCACTGGTCTGATAAAACCCACTACTTCAAATGAGCacaggttcattttagtggccatcgattacttcagAAAATGGATAGAGGTTGCATCTTACAGAgatgtaaccaagaaagtcgtcgcagctTTTGTCAGGGATC catacatgcctcaaatgaaCGGAGCCGTGGAAGCTACCAACAAGAACGTCAAGaatatactaaggaaaatgatagaaaatcacaagcaatggcacgagaaattaccatttgctttattgggataccgtaccatagtccgcacatcaactggggaaacTCCATATTTGCTAGTTTATAGTACCGAGGTTTTCATTCCtcccgaggtagaaattccttctttaaggatcatacaggaagccaaaCTCAGTGatgtagaatggataaggagccgctatgagaaATTAGCTCTCATTGATGGGAAAAAAATGAATGCATTatgtcatggtcaactctatcaaaacagaatgtccagagctttcaacaaaagggtcaaaccaagacaattcacaccaggTCCGCTAGTGTTGAAGCggatctttccacatcaagatgaagccaaagggaaattttcacctAACTggaaaggtccttacatggttcacagagtatcgacaggaggagcactcatactagcagaaatggatggagaaatctggccaaagcatatcaattcagatgcagtcaaaagatactatgggTAA
- the LOC138883595 gene encoding uncharacterized protein, giving the protein MTEYEACIMGLNLAIDMNIQKLLVIGDSDLLVHLLQGEWAMKNTKILPYMYHVQELMKRFTKIEFKHIPRVQNEFADALDTLCSIIQHSDKNFIDPIPVRIHSHLAYCAHVEEEPNENLLFHDIKEYLAKREYPEQANNIQKLTLCRLSNNFFQSEGILYRRTPYRGLLRYVDAKEASKLLK; this is encoded by the coding sequence ATgacagaatatgaggcttgcatcatgggacTTAATTTGGCCATCGACATGAATATACAAAAgttgctggtaattggtgattcggatcttctggtacatctgCTTCAAGGAGAATGGGCAATGAAAAAtaccaagatactaccatacatgtatcatgtgcaagaactgatgaagaggttcacgaaaatagaattcaaacatattccaagagtccagaatgagtttgcagaTGCACTGGATACTTTGTGTTCCATAATACAGCATTCggataagaatttcatcgatcccattccagtaaggaTCCATAGTCATctagcttattgtgctcatgttgaagaagaaccGAACGAAAATCTAttgttccacgacatcaaggaatatttggcaaaaagagAATACCCAGAGCAGGCGAACAATATTCAGAAACTCACACTGTGTAGGCTATCCAATAATTTCTTCCAAAGCGAAGGAATTTTGTATAGGAGAACACCTTATCGAGGGCTATTAAGGTATGTTGACGCTAAAGAAGCTTCCAAATTGCTCAAGTAA